One Cucumis sativus cultivar 9930 chromosome 1, Cucumber_9930_V3, whole genome shotgun sequence DNA segment encodes these proteins:
- the LOC101205451 gene encoding DExH-box ATP-dependent RNA helicase DExH11 isoform X2 codes for MDPIEATKELSFRVGFSGHSGHLRVEPLSTVERSTPIRSLPDFILPPAFPKETPETIKNYIEETYLQPRLDPDEFSPEKVGRQWDFDWFEMAKVSLDPSPPRSVVVPTWVLPFERPKKDGAAGGTWEPDSRQVDVSELNVETQESGSQPRVPGPAKDFVRGSINNRPFRPGGLDDSQSIDRILPDAASNGEWVHEVLNGGPAQFIPPILKKGLDLGDLKEYPNSWNVYENQSSSSFKTSPIENLSELSVQFDDLFKKAWEEDAIESVEDGQSPKAESIKSEDRVRELEAISIAPAPGISALDEILSLESGGFSLSSDQATEVGAQKKEAWVVVGGREDISLRFHDLVPDMALDFPFELDTFQKEAIYHLEKGDSVFVAAHTSAGKTVVAEYAFALATKHCTRAVYTAPIKTISNQKYRDFCGKFDVGLLTGDVSLRPEASCLIMTTEILRSMLYRGADIIRDIEWVIFDEVHYVNDIERGVVWEEVIIMLPRHINIVLLSATVPNTIEFADWIGRTKQKRIHVTGTAKRPVPLEHCIFYSGELYKICESEIFLSHGLKAAKDASKKKNSSVVGGAGGSHAGASVANDGTKNRKVESFNRSKQNKHSGSQNLGNFSGTSWGNQKNGDGHNNWGSRRSDASLWLLLINRLSKKSLLPVVIFCFSKNRCDKSADNIYSIDLTSSSEKSEIRVFCDKAFSRLKGSDRSLPQIVRVQGLLRRGIGVHHAGLLPIVKEVVEMLFCRGVIKVLFSTETFAMGVNAPARTVVFDTLRKFDGKEFRQLLPGEYTQMAGRAGRRGLDKIGTVIVMCREEIPEEKDLKRVIVGTATKLESQFRLTYIMILHLLRVEELKVEDMLKRSFAEFHAQKKLPEKQQLLMRKLAQPTRTIECIKGEATIEEYYDLYAEAEKPSNQLSEAVMQSSAIQQFLVPGRVVIVKSQSAKDHLLGVIVKANMNRQYIVLVLMPDSLPTQSSSSSDLEKKKQDLTQGYFMVPKSKRGLENDYYSPSTRKGSGLVNIRLPHAGAAVGISYEVRGVDAKDFLCVCTKKIKLDSGRLLEEVSNVAYSQTVQQLLDIKSDGKYPPALDPLKDLKLKDVNLVEAYKNLTDISLKMIANKCHGCIKLGEHLKLAAEIKKHKEEVNNLKFQMSDEALQQMPDFQGRIDVLKEIGCINSDLVVQMKGRVACEMNSGEELICTECLFENQLDNLEPEEAVALMSAFVFQQKNTSEPSLTPKLSMAKKRLYETAIRLGQLQAQFRLQIDPEEYARDNLKFGLVEVVYEWAKGTPFADICELTDVPEGMIVRTIVRLDETCREFKNAAAIMGNSALHKKMETASNAIKRDIVFAASLYITGL; via the exons ATGGACCCAATTGAAGCAACAAAGGAGCTGTCATTTCGTGTCGGTTTTTCCGGTCACAGCGGTCATCTCAGGGTCGAGCCTCTTTCAACTGTCGAGCGCTCCACCCCGATTCGATCACTCCCGGATTTCATACTT CCACCTGCATTTCCTAAGGAAACACCTGAAACGATAAAGAATTACATAGAAGAGACTTATCTCCAACCAAGGTTAGACCCTGATGAATTCTCCCCTGAAAAAGTGGGAAGACAGTGGGATTTTGATTGGTTTGAAATGGCAAAAGTATCCTTGGATCCATCTCCGCCAAGATCTGTTGTGGTTCCTACATGGGTGTTGCCATTTGAACGGCCTAAGAAAGATGGAGCTGCAGGAGGGACATGGGAACCTGATTCTCGGCAG GTGGATGTTTCTGAGTTAAACGTGGAAACTCAAGAATCTGGTTCACAGCCACGAGTGCCAGGACCAGCAAAAGATTTTGTAAGGGGAAGCATAAATAATCGTCCTTTTCGACCTGGGGGTTTGGACGATTCCCAATCTATTGATAGAATTCTTCCTGATGCAGCTTCTAATGGTGAGTGGGTTCATGAAGTTCTTAATGGTGGCCCTGCTCAATTTATTCCACCTATTTTAAAGAAAGGATTGGACCTCGGTGATCTCAAG GAATATCCTAACTCGTGGAATGTTTATGAGAACCAAAGTTCATCTTCATTCAAGACGTCACCAATTGAAAACTTG AGTGAATTGTCTGTACAATTTGATGATTTGTTCAAGAAGGCCTGGGAAGAGGATGCCATAGAATCCGTGGAAGACG GTCAATCACCGAAAGCAGAATCTATCAAGTCTGAAGATCGGGTACGTGAGCTTGAAGCCATTAGCATTGCACCTGCACCTGGAATATCTGCCTTGGATGAAATTTTGTCCCTGGAATCTGGAGGATTCTCATTAAGTTCTGATCAAGCTACTGAGGTTGGAGCGCAAAAGAAGGAG GCTTGGGTTGTAGTTGGTGGCCGTGAAGACATTTCTTTGCGCTTCCATGACCTTGTACCTGATATGGCCCTTGATTTTCCTTTCGAATTAGACACTTTTCAGAAGGAG GCTATATATCATCTTGAAAAGGGAGATTCTGTATTTGTTGCTGCACATACTTCGGCTGGAAAGACTGTTGTTGCGGAGTATGCGTTTGCTCTAGCCACCAAA CACTGTACTAGGGCCGTATATACAGCTCCCATCAAAACCATCAGTAATCAGAAGTATCGGGATTTTTGTGGGAAATTTGATGTTGGACTTCTGACTGGCGATGTTAGCTTGAGGCCAGAGGCTTCTTGCCTTATAATGACCACCGAAATATTAAGGTCAATGCTTTATCGAGGTGCTGATATTATTCGTGATATTGAATGG GTTATATTTGATGAAGTGCACTATGTCAATGATATTGAAAGAGGTGTTGTATGGGAAGAAGTTATCATTATGCTTCCAAGACATATCAATATTGTCCTTCTTTCAGCCACG GTTCCAAACACAATCGAATTTGCCGATTGGATTGGTCGAACGAAGCAAAAAAGAATTCATGTCACTGG GACTGCAAAAAGACCAGTACCTCTGGAGCACTGCATATTCTATTCTGGTGAATTGTATAAAATATGTGaaagtgaaatttttttgtctcATGGACTAAAAGCTGCCAAAGATgcatccaagaaaaaaaattcgaGTGTTGTTGGTGGCGCTGGTGGATCTCATGCTGGGGCTTCGGTTGCAAATGATGGAACAAAGAATcgaaaagttgaaagttttaaCAGAAGTAAACAGAATAAGCATTCGGGTTCCCAGAATTTAGGGAACTTTTCAGGAACAAGTTGGGGTAATCAAAAGAATGGAGATGGCCATAACAATTGGGGATCAAGGAGATCGGATGCTTCTTTGTGGTTGTTACTTATTAATAGGCTCTCAAAGAAATCTCTATTACCC GTGGTTATATTTTGCTTCTCAAAAAATCGTTGTGATAAATCAGCTGACAATATCTACAGTATTGACCTCACTAGTAGTTCTGAGAAAAGTGAAATTCGCGTCTTCTGTGACAAAGCATTTTCTCGTTTAAAAGGATCTGACAGAAGCTTACCTCAG ATTGTTCGAGTTCAAGGACTTCTTCGTAGAGGGATTGGAGTGCATCATGCAGGTCTCCTTCCAATTGTTAAAGAAGTTGTTGAAATGCTATTTTGTCGTGGTGTGATAAAG GTCTTGTTTTCAACAGAGACGTTTGCAATGGGAGTTAATGCGCCAGCAAGAACG GTTGTTTTTGACACCTTAAGGAAGTTTGACGGGAAGGAGTTCAGGCAATTATTACCAGGGGAATATACCCAAATGGCGGGTCGTGCTGGTAGAAGGGGACTGGATAAAATTGGTACTGTCATTGTAATGTGTCGTGAGGAGATTCCAGAAGAGAAGGATTTGAAGCGTGTGATAGTTGGAACTGCTACCAAGCTTGAATCTCAATTCCGTTTAACCTATATTATGATCCTACATCTTCTTCGGGTGGAAGAGCTAAAG GTGGAAGACATGCTGAAAAGAAGTTTTGCAGAATTCCACGCACAGAAGAAACTCCCTGAAAAGCAGCAACTTTTAATGCGAAAGCTAGCTCAACCTACAAGAACAATAGA ATGTATTAAAGGTGAGGCAACCATTGAAGAATACTACGACCTATATGCTGAAGCTGAGAAGCCTAGCAACCAGCTCTCAGAAGCAGTCATGCAATCCTCTGCAATTCAACAATTTCTTGTTCCTGGAAGAGTGGTCATTGTAAAATCACAGTCG GCCAAAGATCACTTACTTGGAGTAATCGTCAAAGCCAATATGAACAGGCAATATATTGTTCTGGTGCTGATGCCTGATTCACTACCTACCCAAAGTTCCTCAAGTAGtgatttagaaaagaaaaaacaggaTTTGACCCAAGGTTACTTTATGGTACCAAAATCAAAACGTGGTCttgaaaatgattattattctCCATCAACACGTAAAGGATCTGGTCTTGTCAACATAAGATTACCACATGCTGGTGCAGCAGTGGGCATAAGTTATGAGGTTAGAGGAGTTGATGCCAAAgattttttgtgtgtttgcactaaaaagattaaattagaCTCAGGCAGGCTTCTTGAAGAAGTAAGCAATGTTGCTTACTCCCAGACAGTTCAACAGCTTTTGGATATAAAATCTGATGGGAAGTACCCTCCGGCCTTAGATCCATTAAAAG ACTTGAAGTTAAAAGATGTGAATCTTGTGGAGGCGTACAAGAATTTGACTGACATATCGCTAAAGATGATAGCTAACAAGTGCCATGGGTGTATAAAATTGGGGGAGCACCTGAAATTAGCAGCAGAGATAAAGAAACACAAAGAGGAAGTCAATAACCTAAAGTTTCAAATGTCAGACGAAGCACTTCAACAAATGCCAGATTTTCAGGGCCGG ATTGACGTTTTAAAGGAAATTGGGTGTATAAACTCTGACCTGGTTGTTCAAATGAAAGGTCGGGTTGCCTGTGAGATGAACTCTGGGGAGGAGTTGATCTGTACAGAGTGTTTATTTGAGAATCAATTGGACAACCTTGAACCCGAAGAAGCAGTGGCATTAATGTCTGCTTTTGTGTTTCAGCAAAAAAATACTTCTGAACCTTCCCTTACCCCAAAGCTGTCTATGGCTAAAAAAAG
- the LOC101205451 gene encoding DExH-box ATP-dependent RNA helicase DExH11 isoform X1, with protein MDPIEATKELSFRVGFSGHSGHLRVEPLSTVERSTPIRSLPDFILPPAFPKETPETIKNYIEETYLQPRLDPDEFSPEKVGRQWDFDWFEMAKVSLDPSPPRSVVVPTWVLPFERPKKDGAAGGTWEPDSRQVDVSELNVETQESGSQPRVPGPAKDFVRGSINNRPFRPGGLDDSQSIDRILPDAASNGEWVHEVLNGGPAQFIPPILKKGLDLGDLKEYPNSWNVYENQSSSSFKTSPIENLQSELSVQFDDLFKKAWEEDAIESVEDGQSPKAESIKSEDRVRELEAISIAPAPGISALDEILSLESGGFSLSSDQATEVGAQKKEAWVVVGGREDISLRFHDLVPDMALDFPFELDTFQKEAIYHLEKGDSVFVAAHTSAGKTVVAEYAFALATKHCTRAVYTAPIKTISNQKYRDFCGKFDVGLLTGDVSLRPEASCLIMTTEILRSMLYRGADIIRDIEWVIFDEVHYVNDIERGVVWEEVIIMLPRHINIVLLSATVPNTIEFADWIGRTKQKRIHVTGTAKRPVPLEHCIFYSGELYKICESEIFLSHGLKAAKDASKKKNSSVVGGAGGSHAGASVANDGTKNRKVESFNRSKQNKHSGSQNLGNFSGTSWGNQKNGDGHNNWGSRRSDASLWLLLINRLSKKSLLPVVIFCFSKNRCDKSADNIYSIDLTSSSEKSEIRVFCDKAFSRLKGSDRSLPQIVRVQGLLRRGIGVHHAGLLPIVKEVVEMLFCRGVIKVLFSTETFAMGVNAPARTVVFDTLRKFDGKEFRQLLPGEYTQMAGRAGRRGLDKIGTVIVMCREEIPEEKDLKRVIVGTATKLESQFRLTYIMILHLLRVEELKVEDMLKRSFAEFHAQKKLPEKQQLLMRKLAQPTRTIECIKGEATIEEYYDLYAEAEKPSNQLSEAVMQSSAIQQFLVPGRVVIVKSQSAKDHLLGVIVKANMNRQYIVLVLMPDSLPTQSSSSSDLEKKKQDLTQGYFMVPKSKRGLENDYYSPSTRKGSGLVNIRLPHAGAAVGISYEVRGVDAKDFLCVCTKKIKLDSGRLLEEVSNVAYSQTVQQLLDIKSDGKYPPALDPLKDLKLKDVNLVEAYKNLTDISLKMIANKCHGCIKLGEHLKLAAEIKKHKEEVNNLKFQMSDEALQQMPDFQGRIDVLKEIGCINSDLVVQMKGRVACEMNSGEELICTECLFENQLDNLEPEEAVALMSAFVFQQKNTSEPSLTPKLSMAKKRLYETAIRLGQLQAQFRLQIDPEEYARDNLKFGLVEVVYEWAKGTPFADICELTDVPEGMIVRTIVRLDETCREFKNAAAIMGNSALHKKMETASNAIKRDIVFAASLYITGL; from the exons ATGGACCCAATTGAAGCAACAAAGGAGCTGTCATTTCGTGTCGGTTTTTCCGGTCACAGCGGTCATCTCAGGGTCGAGCCTCTTTCAACTGTCGAGCGCTCCACCCCGATTCGATCACTCCCGGATTTCATACTT CCACCTGCATTTCCTAAGGAAACACCTGAAACGATAAAGAATTACATAGAAGAGACTTATCTCCAACCAAGGTTAGACCCTGATGAATTCTCCCCTGAAAAAGTGGGAAGACAGTGGGATTTTGATTGGTTTGAAATGGCAAAAGTATCCTTGGATCCATCTCCGCCAAGATCTGTTGTGGTTCCTACATGGGTGTTGCCATTTGAACGGCCTAAGAAAGATGGAGCTGCAGGAGGGACATGGGAACCTGATTCTCGGCAG GTGGATGTTTCTGAGTTAAACGTGGAAACTCAAGAATCTGGTTCACAGCCACGAGTGCCAGGACCAGCAAAAGATTTTGTAAGGGGAAGCATAAATAATCGTCCTTTTCGACCTGGGGGTTTGGACGATTCCCAATCTATTGATAGAATTCTTCCTGATGCAGCTTCTAATGGTGAGTGGGTTCATGAAGTTCTTAATGGTGGCCCTGCTCAATTTATTCCACCTATTTTAAAGAAAGGATTGGACCTCGGTGATCTCAAG GAATATCCTAACTCGTGGAATGTTTATGAGAACCAAAGTTCATCTTCATTCAAGACGTCACCAATTGAAAACTTG CAGAGTGAATTGTCTGTACAATTTGATGATTTGTTCAAGAAGGCCTGGGAAGAGGATGCCATAGAATCCGTGGAAGACG GTCAATCACCGAAAGCAGAATCTATCAAGTCTGAAGATCGGGTACGTGAGCTTGAAGCCATTAGCATTGCACCTGCACCTGGAATATCTGCCTTGGATGAAATTTTGTCCCTGGAATCTGGAGGATTCTCATTAAGTTCTGATCAAGCTACTGAGGTTGGAGCGCAAAAGAAGGAG GCTTGGGTTGTAGTTGGTGGCCGTGAAGACATTTCTTTGCGCTTCCATGACCTTGTACCTGATATGGCCCTTGATTTTCCTTTCGAATTAGACACTTTTCAGAAGGAG GCTATATATCATCTTGAAAAGGGAGATTCTGTATTTGTTGCTGCACATACTTCGGCTGGAAAGACTGTTGTTGCGGAGTATGCGTTTGCTCTAGCCACCAAA CACTGTACTAGGGCCGTATATACAGCTCCCATCAAAACCATCAGTAATCAGAAGTATCGGGATTTTTGTGGGAAATTTGATGTTGGACTTCTGACTGGCGATGTTAGCTTGAGGCCAGAGGCTTCTTGCCTTATAATGACCACCGAAATATTAAGGTCAATGCTTTATCGAGGTGCTGATATTATTCGTGATATTGAATGG GTTATATTTGATGAAGTGCACTATGTCAATGATATTGAAAGAGGTGTTGTATGGGAAGAAGTTATCATTATGCTTCCAAGACATATCAATATTGTCCTTCTTTCAGCCACG GTTCCAAACACAATCGAATTTGCCGATTGGATTGGTCGAACGAAGCAAAAAAGAATTCATGTCACTGG GACTGCAAAAAGACCAGTACCTCTGGAGCACTGCATATTCTATTCTGGTGAATTGTATAAAATATGTGaaagtgaaatttttttgtctcATGGACTAAAAGCTGCCAAAGATgcatccaagaaaaaaaattcgaGTGTTGTTGGTGGCGCTGGTGGATCTCATGCTGGGGCTTCGGTTGCAAATGATGGAACAAAGAATcgaaaagttgaaagttttaaCAGAAGTAAACAGAATAAGCATTCGGGTTCCCAGAATTTAGGGAACTTTTCAGGAACAAGTTGGGGTAATCAAAAGAATGGAGATGGCCATAACAATTGGGGATCAAGGAGATCGGATGCTTCTTTGTGGTTGTTACTTATTAATAGGCTCTCAAAGAAATCTCTATTACCC GTGGTTATATTTTGCTTCTCAAAAAATCGTTGTGATAAATCAGCTGACAATATCTACAGTATTGACCTCACTAGTAGTTCTGAGAAAAGTGAAATTCGCGTCTTCTGTGACAAAGCATTTTCTCGTTTAAAAGGATCTGACAGAAGCTTACCTCAG ATTGTTCGAGTTCAAGGACTTCTTCGTAGAGGGATTGGAGTGCATCATGCAGGTCTCCTTCCAATTGTTAAAGAAGTTGTTGAAATGCTATTTTGTCGTGGTGTGATAAAG GTCTTGTTTTCAACAGAGACGTTTGCAATGGGAGTTAATGCGCCAGCAAGAACG GTTGTTTTTGACACCTTAAGGAAGTTTGACGGGAAGGAGTTCAGGCAATTATTACCAGGGGAATATACCCAAATGGCGGGTCGTGCTGGTAGAAGGGGACTGGATAAAATTGGTACTGTCATTGTAATGTGTCGTGAGGAGATTCCAGAAGAGAAGGATTTGAAGCGTGTGATAGTTGGAACTGCTACCAAGCTTGAATCTCAATTCCGTTTAACCTATATTATGATCCTACATCTTCTTCGGGTGGAAGAGCTAAAG GTGGAAGACATGCTGAAAAGAAGTTTTGCAGAATTCCACGCACAGAAGAAACTCCCTGAAAAGCAGCAACTTTTAATGCGAAAGCTAGCTCAACCTACAAGAACAATAGA ATGTATTAAAGGTGAGGCAACCATTGAAGAATACTACGACCTATATGCTGAAGCTGAGAAGCCTAGCAACCAGCTCTCAGAAGCAGTCATGCAATCCTCTGCAATTCAACAATTTCTTGTTCCTGGAAGAGTGGTCATTGTAAAATCACAGTCG GCCAAAGATCACTTACTTGGAGTAATCGTCAAAGCCAATATGAACAGGCAATATATTGTTCTGGTGCTGATGCCTGATTCACTACCTACCCAAAGTTCCTCAAGTAGtgatttagaaaagaaaaaacaggaTTTGACCCAAGGTTACTTTATGGTACCAAAATCAAAACGTGGTCttgaaaatgattattattctCCATCAACACGTAAAGGATCTGGTCTTGTCAACATAAGATTACCACATGCTGGTGCAGCAGTGGGCATAAGTTATGAGGTTAGAGGAGTTGATGCCAAAgattttttgtgtgtttgcactaaaaagattaaattagaCTCAGGCAGGCTTCTTGAAGAAGTAAGCAATGTTGCTTACTCCCAGACAGTTCAACAGCTTTTGGATATAAAATCTGATGGGAAGTACCCTCCGGCCTTAGATCCATTAAAAG ACTTGAAGTTAAAAGATGTGAATCTTGTGGAGGCGTACAAGAATTTGACTGACATATCGCTAAAGATGATAGCTAACAAGTGCCATGGGTGTATAAAATTGGGGGAGCACCTGAAATTAGCAGCAGAGATAAAGAAACACAAAGAGGAAGTCAATAACCTAAAGTTTCAAATGTCAGACGAAGCACTTCAACAAATGCCAGATTTTCAGGGCCGG ATTGACGTTTTAAAGGAAATTGGGTGTATAAACTCTGACCTGGTTGTTCAAATGAAAGGTCGGGTTGCCTGTGAGATGAACTCTGGGGAGGAGTTGATCTGTACAGAGTGTTTATTTGAGAATCAATTGGACAACCTTGAACCCGAAGAAGCAGTGGCATTAATGTCTGCTTTTGTGTTTCAGCAAAAAAATACTTCTGAACCTTCCCTTACCCCAAAGCTGTCTATGGCTAAAAAAAG